In Acidobacteriota bacterium, a single window of DNA contains:
- a CDS encoding polysaccharide biosynthesis tyrosine autokinase produces the protein MQTPPNNNGNQPVDLDRLPNQSETTVLPLNYTGGMVAPSPYFPHEMKEEESGFDIRDFLRRVQRRKWLILTIVTIATVMSAVSSSRQKSIYMATATIELGTDQNQMLIKDGNWFYRDENQEMETAVFLIQSYPLLEDVAANLGLEQNKKFLDVTEERSLSDVLKAKEKANESSAGDALNPPLPVTMDISLEQRPPEESKRLAPLVGILSGGLSVEKVKMTRLIRVGFKHTDPEIATMVANGVAQVFTKRSFKRKNASNEESSTSLNKATRELEAQMQRADQALADYTRNNGIFSLEGKEDLTTNKLVGLHEQEMRAETDRIIKQSLYEDVRQGRVANLPEALSNQQTLDLQRKLSELNVAYAQLNVKYGPENPKVAEVRDQMTALQKEIVSTRAQLSDKLKADFDRAVRDEASMKAALAKAKGEAVQQNQTAIQFNILKQKAETAKTLYTDFLQKTRQMDLETARQTPDVSVAEPARVPGGPIGPSRTRSVLLAFLLSLGASIGLVFLLDHLDNTIKTVDDVSRYVRLPALGVIPSIGAHGRRLSLSSKPEKTASASVGILSPKDAYKSAGSIAEAYRMLRTSILLSAAGQPPKTILVTSSQPGEGKTTTTINTSICLSQLGATVLLIDADMRRPRVHKIFGIDHRKGLSNYLSSDISLKTVVQATKTPNLYVMPSGIVPPNSADLLSSEKFRLMLQKLSQHFDHILIDSPPINSVTDPVIISRQVDGVMLIVHGGKSSREMVVHSRQELANVGAKIFGVVLNNVNLNRDGYDYYYRRYQYEYVRESNQLG, from the coding sequence ATGCAAACGCCACCCAATAATAATGGCAATCAGCCCGTGGATTTGGACAGACTGCCCAACCAGTCTGAAACGACTGTGTTGCCGCTCAATTACACCGGCGGCATGGTCGCTCCCAGCCCATATTTCCCGCACGAAATGAAAGAGGAAGAATCCGGCTTTGACATTCGTGATTTTCTGCGCCGCGTCCAACGGCGAAAATGGTTGATTTTGACGATTGTGACGATTGCCACGGTCATGTCGGCGGTCAGTTCTTCGCGCCAGAAATCCATTTACATGGCCACGGCAACGATTGAGTTGGGCACGGACCAGAACCAAATGTTGATCAAGGACGGAAACTGGTTTTATCGTGATGAAAATCAGGAGATGGAAACTGCCGTTTTCCTGATTCAAAGTTACCCGTTGTTGGAAGACGTCGCAGCCAATTTGGGACTTGAGCAAAACAAGAAGTTCCTGGATGTCACAGAAGAGCGTTCCCTTTCCGATGTTCTGAAAGCAAAAGAAAAGGCAAACGAATCGTCCGCTGGCGATGCGTTGAATCCACCGCTGCCCGTCACCATGGATATCAGCTTGGAACAGCGCCCCCCTGAAGAAAGCAAACGGCTGGCTCCGTTGGTCGGAATACTATCGGGCGGATTGAGCGTGGAGAAGGTGAAAATGACCCGCCTGATCCGAGTCGGGTTCAAACACACTGACCCGGAAATCGCCACCATGGTGGCAAACGGTGTTGCGCAGGTTTTCACCAAGCGCAGCTTCAAACGGAAAAATGCCTCAAATGAAGAATCGTCAACCTCTCTGAACAAGGCCACGCGCGAATTGGAAGCGCAAATGCAAAGGGCAGATCAGGCGCTGGCGGATTACACACGAAATAACGGCATATTTTCGCTGGAAGGCAAGGAAGACCTGACGACCAATAAACTGGTCGGATTGCACGAACAGGAGATGCGCGCGGAAACTGATCGCATCATCAAACAATCGCTTTATGAAGATGTGCGACAAGGCCGTGTCGCCAATTTGCCGGAAGCTCTGTCCAATCAACAAACGCTCGATCTGCAACGAAAGCTGAGCGAACTGAATGTTGCCTACGCACAATTGAACGTCAAATATGGCCCGGAAAATCCGAAAGTCGCCGAAGTGCGCGACCAGATGACCGCATTGCAAAAAGAGATCGTCAGCACCCGCGCACAGCTTTCCGACAAACTCAAAGCCGATTTCGACCGCGCTGTCCGCGATGAAGCTTCCATGAAAGCCGCTCTCGCCAAAGCCAAAGGCGAAGCGGTTCAACAGAATCAAACGGCAATTCAATTCAACATTCTCAAACAAAAAGCGGAAACGGCAAAAACGTTGTACACAGATTTTCTGCAAAAGACCCGACAGATGGACTTGGAAACGGCGCGCCAGACGCCCGATGTCAGCGTCGCCGAACCTGCCAGAGTTCCGGGTGGCCCGATCGGCCCTTCCAGAACACGCAGCGTTCTGCTTGCATTCCTGCTGAGCCTCGGCGCCAGCATCGGTTTGGTCTTTCTGTTGGATCATCTGGACAACACGATCAAAACCGTGGACGACGTCAGCCGGTATGTTCGCCTGCCTGCCCTGGGCGTCATTCCGTCCATTGGCGCACACGGTCGCCGGTTATCGCTGAGTTCCAAGCCGGAAAAAACGGCGTCCGCTTCGGTTGGAATTTTGTCTCCGAAAGATGCCTATAAAAGTGCAGGTTCCATCGCCGAAGCTTATCGCATGCTCAGAACTTCCATTCTGCTGTCTGCCGCCGGACAACCGCCGAAAACGATTCTGGTCACCAGCAGTCAGCCGGGCGAAGGCAAAACCACGACCACCATCAATACCAGCATTTGCCTTTCGCAGCTTGGCGCGACGGTGTTGCTGATTGATGCCGATATGCGCCGCCCCCGCGTGCATAAAATTTTCGGGATTGATCACCGCAAAGGGCTTTCCAATTACCTGTCGAGCGATATTTCCCTGAAGACCGTTGTGCAAGCAACGAAAACTCCCAATCTGTATGTGATGCCTTCGGGCATCGTGCCGCCAAATTCGGCGGATTTGCTGAGTTCGGAAAAATTCCGGCTGATGCTGCAAAAACTGTCTCAGCATTTCGACCACATTTTGATTGATTCGCCTCCGATCAACAGCGTGACCGATCCGGTGATTATTTCACGACAAGTGGACGGCGTGATGCTGATTGTTCACGGAGGCAAAAGCTCGCGCGAAATGGTTGTGCATTCGCGCCAGGAACTGGCCAATGTCGGCGCGAAAATCTTTGGCGTGGTCTTAAACAACGTCAACCTGAACCGCGATGGGTATGACTATTATTACCGCCGCTACCAATATGAATATGTGCGGGAATCAAATCAGTTAGGATAA
- a CDS encoding TonB-dependent receptor, with the protein MNRSVVRIFVLLTLMMTAGLLAFGQGITTTSLSGAVIDQTGSVVLGADIVIKDEATGVEFKTTSASNGTFSVPALTAGTYTVTVSAKGFKQAVIRGVKIDAGIPASVNATLEVGATTDSVVIQSGGEVLQTQSASISTTITGRQITDLPFTSRNVTDLLLYLPGTTTPGRPRSSSFNGLPQGAINMTLDGVSIQDNGARNGDGFYTNIYPRVDAVEEVTLSTATPGAESAGEGAIQIKMVTRQGGNQFRGSLYEYHRNKALDANYWFNNRNFRPGPNDNPATFKAARDLMILNQFGGRLGGPIVIPKLFDGHDKAFFFVNYEQFRLATSQAQTRTILSPLAQQGTFQYNTSSGVRQVNLLTLASGKGLTSTIDPTVGKLLGDIRSAATSTGGIQQLTDPNLQTYSFSPSDGGEIRIFPTVRLDFNLSSKHKLEEIWNIQSHHTLVDFLNNGSPAFPGFPNIGSQKSSRFTNAIALRSTLTPTMVNEARFGLTGGTVVFNGENSLESFTGPIANQGGYSLSISAAGISNATVNTGSTRRNSPTWNFNDTLSWIRGAHSLNFGGSFFQGNYFTTGTTFVPTITFGVDTTDPASALFVAANFQGAAAADITRAQNLYATLVGSVTAINANAGLDEKTGKYIYLNQNTVRARNREMGFFAQDAWRVRPNLTANVGLRWEAQFPITSLNNNLTLPTLDGLYGVSGPGNIFKPGTLTGSATQFFQFKEGDSAYNTDKSNFAPSFGIAWSPDWKDGILGRAFGGGGQTVLRGGFSMAFNRDGINTLIGTISGNTGGSITVNRNIATGNLGTLPLLFRDTARLGAPAFPDTPSYPLTGAITNAANAYDPDLKTPYIMSWTFGLQREISKDMAIEVRYVGNRALDFRQSFNVNETNIIENKFLDEFKLAQANLQANIAAGRGNNFRYFGTGTGTSPLPITLAYFSGKVDPNLAASYSSSNFASATFVNTLAANNAAPFTFASSLYTNATFRNNATTAGLPVNFFLTNPGLQGGASFLGNGGRSAYDSGVIELRRRLSKGLLVQTSYTFAKGSVLATPSLRTGYYKSPNPLIITHAFKADWVYDLPFGNGRTFFGNVKGPVGKVLEGWAFQGTARIQSGSPFNINGVRLVGMTRKELQDSLKVRFDDANAVAYYLPQDIIDNTIRAFNVSATAANGYSSRGVPTGRYLAPANSAACIEVYSGQCGFPTIVLYGPQFTRFDLNLTKKTRITERVNVEFRADFLNAFNYANFLVQSPNNASSTITGLGSDTFGQITQAYRDVSTTNDPGGRMIQFALRLNF; encoded by the coding sequence ATGAATCGCAGTGTAGTTCGGATTTTTGTCCTGCTTACTCTGATGATGACGGCCGGCCTTTTGGCGTTCGGCCAAGGCATCACGACGACCTCGCTTTCGGGCGCAGTGATTGATCAGACTGGGTCGGTTGTTTTGGGCGCGGACATCGTCATCAAAGACGAAGCGACCGGAGTTGAATTCAAGACGACATCGGCCAGCAATGGTACGTTCAGCGTTCCGGCTCTAACTGCCGGAACCTATACGGTGACGGTGTCCGCCAAAGGCTTCAAACAAGCTGTCATTCGAGGAGTAAAGATTGATGCCGGAATTCCGGCCAGCGTCAATGCAACGCTGGAAGTGGGAGCCACGACGGATTCGGTGGTGATTCAAAGCGGGGGCGAAGTATTGCAAACACAATCTGCCAGCATCAGCACGACGATCACCGGACGGCAAATCACGGATTTGCCGTTTACCTCGCGCAACGTGACCGATCTGTTGTTGTATTTGCCCGGGACGACGACGCCAGGACGACCGCGCTCTTCGTCGTTCAACGGATTGCCACAAGGCGCGATCAACATGACGCTGGACGGCGTCAGCATTCAGGACAATGGCGCCAGAAACGGAGACGGCTTTTACACCAACATTTATCCCAGAGTTGATGCGGTGGAGGAAGTGACGCTTTCGACTGCGACGCCGGGAGCAGAAAGTGCCGGGGAAGGCGCGATCCAAATCAAAATGGTGACTCGCCAGGGCGGAAATCAGTTTCGCGGGAGTTTGTACGAATATCATCGCAACAAGGCGCTCGACGCCAATTACTGGTTCAACAATCGCAACTTCCGCCCCGGACCGAATGACAATCCGGCGACCTTCAAAGCGGCGCGCGATCTGATGATTCTCAATCAATTCGGCGGACGGTTGGGCGGGCCAATCGTGATTCCAAAACTGTTTGATGGTCACGACAAGGCGTTTTTCTTCGTCAATTACGAGCAATTCCGTCTGGCGACTTCACAGGCGCAAACGCGCACGATTTTGAGTCCGCTGGCTCAGCAAGGCACTTTTCAATACAACACTTCGTCCGGGGTTCGGCAGGTGAATTTACTGACGCTGGCGTCGGGCAAGGGGCTGACTTCGACGATTGATCCGACCGTGGGGAAATTGCTGGGCGACATTCGCAGCGCGGCAACTTCCACAGGCGGCATTCAGCAATTAACTGATCCGAATTTGCAAACCTATTCCTTCAGTCCCAGCGACGGCGGCGAAATTCGTATTTTCCCGACCGTGCGGTTGGATTTCAATCTTTCCAGCAAACACAAATTGGAAGAAATCTGGAATATCCAAAGCCACCATACGCTGGTGGATTTTCTGAACAACGGTTCCCCGGCGTTTCCAGGCTTCCCGAATATCGGCAGCCAGAAATCCAGTCGCTTTACCAATGCCATCGCATTGCGCTCGACGCTGACGCCGACCATGGTCAACGAAGCGCGCTTCGGATTGACCGGCGGCACGGTGGTGTTCAACGGAGAAAACTCGCTGGAATCCTTTACCGGGCCAATTGCCAACCAGGGCGGGTACAGTTTGAGCATCAGCGCGGCGGGCATTTCCAATGCGACGGTCAATACAGGCTCCACGCGGCGCAATTCGCCGACGTGGAATTTCAACGACACGCTGAGCTGGATTCGCGGCGCGCATTCGCTGAATTTCGGCGGCAGCTTTTTCCAGGGAAATTACTTCACCACCGGGACGACTTTTGTGCCGACGATTACCTTCGGCGTGGATACCACGGATCCGGCAAGCGCGCTGTTTGTCGCCGCGAATTTCCAAGGAGCCGCGGCGGCGGACATCACACGCGCCCAGAATCTTTACGCGACTTTGGTCGGCAGCGTGACCGCCATCAACGCCAATGCAGGGTTGGATGAGAAGACGGGCAAATACATTTACCTCAATCAAAATACCGTACGCGCTCGGAATCGGGAGATGGGATTTTTTGCGCAAGATGCCTGGCGCGTACGTCCCAATCTGACGGCGAACGTGGGATTGCGGTGGGAAGCGCAGTTTCCCATAACTTCGCTGAACAACAATTTGACGCTTCCCACGTTGGACGGTCTGTATGGAGTGTCCGGCCCCGGCAATATCTTCAAACCGGGCACGCTGACCGGCAGCGCCACGCAGTTTTTCCAATTCAAGGAAGGCGATTCGGCTTACAACACGGACAAAAGCAATTTTGCGCCGAGTTTCGGCATTGCCTGGTCTCCTGACTGGAAAGACGGAATTTTGGGACGCGCATTTGGCGGCGGCGGACAAACCGTGTTGCGCGGTGGATTTTCGATGGCGTTCAACCGCGACGGCATCAACACCTTGATTGGAACGATCAGCGGAAACACGGGCGGCAGCATCACAGTCAATCGAAACATCGCCACCGGCAATCTGGGCACGCTTCCGTTGTTGTTCCGGGATACAGCTCGGCTCGGTGCGCCTGCGTTCCCTGATACCCCAAGTTATCCATTGACGGGCGCGATCACGAATGCGGCCAACGCGTACGATCCGGACTTGAAAACTCCCTACATCATGTCGTGGACGTTTGGGTTGCAGCGGGAAATTTCAAAAGATATGGCCATTGAAGTTCGCTATGTCGGCAATCGCGCGTTGGATTTCCGGCAAAGTTTCAACGTCAACGAAACCAATATCATCGAAAACAAATTCCTGGACGAATTCAAACTGGCGCAGGCTAACCTGCAAGCGAACATTGCGGCAGGACGCGGAAACAACTTCCGGTATTTTGGGACGGGAACGGGGACTTCGCCGCTGCCCATTACGCTGGCGTATTTCAGCGGGAAGGTTGACCCGAACCTAGCGGCCAGCTACAGCTCCAGCAATTTTGCCTCTGCGACCTTCGTCAATACCCTGGCGGCGAACAACGCGGCGCCGTTTACCTTTGCATCCAGCCTGTATACCAACGCGACGTTCCGCAACAATGCGACAACTGCGGGATTGCCGGTCAACTTTTTCCTGACGAATCCGGGGTTGCAGGGAGGCGCTTCCTTCCTGGGCAATGGCGGTCGTTCGGCGTATGACTCCGGCGTGATTGAACTTCGTCGTCGTTTGTCGAAAGGATTGTTGGTGCAAACCAGCTACACCTTTGCGAAAGGCTCCGTTCTTGCCACGCCTTCCTTGCGCACTGGGTATTACAAAAGTCCTAACCCGCTCATCATCACGCACGCCTTTAAGGCCGATTGGGTGTATGACCTGCCGTTTGGCAATGGCCGCACGTTTTTCGGTAACGTCAAAGGGCCAGTCGGAAAAGTATTGGAAGGATGGGCGTTCCAGGGAACGGCGCGCATCCAGAGCGGTTCGCCTTTCAACATCAACGGAGTTCGTCTGGTTGGAATGACGCGCAAAGAATTACAGGATTCGTTGAAAGTGCGTTTCGATGATGCGAATGCGGTGGCGTATTACCTGCCGCAGGACATCATTGACAACACAATCCGGGCCTTCAACGTCAGCGCAACAGCCGCCAATGGTTATAGCAGCCGTGGCGTTCCAACAGGGCGGTATCTGGCTCCGGCCAACAGCGCCGCCTGCATCGAAGTATATTCGGGCCAATGCGGATTTCCGACCATCGTGCTGTATGGCCCTCAATTCACGCGCTTTGACCTGAACCTGACCAAGAAAACCAGGATCACCGAACGGGTCAACGTCGAATTCCGCGCGGATTTCTTGAATGCGTTTAACTACGCCAACTTCCTGGTTCAAAGCCCGAACAATGCCAGTTCGACCATTACCGGACTTGGCAGCGATACCTTCGGGCAAATCACACAGGCGTACCGGGACGTTTCCACGACGAACGATCCGGGCGGACGCATGATCCAATTTGCCCTGCGCCTGAATTTTTAA
- a CDS encoding O-antigen ligase family protein — translation MKFPFDKIISTGLLALAVFTALAHGTVEPWSELIFVLSIAMLCLLWAIKAIKDKQLSLFIPANIWPLAGLILLGLAQSLMFQTGTGNIASLSLDVEATRGTTLLLVCLLLTSLMASNFLTHRQQLQTMMQFLTVFGLVLATFSLVQYFTWNDKFYWMRAIQAKTSFGPFVNRNHFAGYMELLLPWPVALMLTRRRSAAEKSFYLFITAWIILVTIFSLSRGGMISIFAQVAFLMIFRPRQFDETELTGTRRSRMLTLLQRGAAVAGILVIIVGGLTWLGAERVVDRVTVGLDDGKTALASQFSEQSDYGGRNTLWESSLKIFRAHPLTGAGLGSFETALPIYDQNKNIGLVASQAHNDYLQTLTDTGLIGGLLAIWFLLATGRAVIKGVQVQEPLMSHAALGCGAAVFGLLVHSLFDFNLQLLSHSLLFLAFAAIAAQLSELAKLITLSRVRG, via the coding sequence ATGAAATTCCCATTCGACAAAATCATCTCCACGGGATTGCTGGCGCTCGCCGTTTTTACAGCTTTAGCGCATGGAACAGTTGAACCCTGGTCGGAGCTGATCTTTGTCCTGTCCATCGCAATGCTTTGCCTGTTGTGGGCGATCAAGGCGATCAAAGACAAGCAGTTGTCACTGTTCATTCCGGCAAATATTTGGCCGTTGGCTGGATTGATTTTGCTGGGGTTGGCACAAAGCCTGATGTTTCAAACCGGGACTGGAAACATTGCCAGCTTGTCACTGGATGTCGAGGCGACGCGAGGAACGACGTTGTTGCTGGTTTGTTTGCTGCTGACATCGTTGATGGCGTCGAACTTTTTGACGCATCGCCAACAGTTACAAACGATGATGCAGTTTTTGACGGTGTTCGGATTGGTTCTGGCGACGTTTTCGCTGGTTCAATACTTCACCTGGAACGACAAGTTTTATTGGATGCGAGCGATCCAGGCGAAAACTTCGTTTGGCCCTTTCGTCAATCGCAATCATTTTGCCGGGTACATGGAATTGTTGTTGCCCTGGCCTGTGGCGCTGATGCTGACCCGGCGACGGAGCGCGGCCGAAAAATCGTTTTACCTGTTCATCACTGCCTGGATCATCCTTGTCACGATTTTCTCGCTTTCCCGTGGTGGAATGATCAGCATCTTTGCCCAAGTAGCGTTTTTGATGATTTTCAGACCGCGCCAGTTTGATGAAACCGAACTCACAGGCACGCGGCGCTCGCGAATGTTGACGCTGCTGCAACGTGGAGCGGCTGTGGCAGGCATCTTGGTGATCATCGTTGGCGGATTAACCTGGCTGGGAGCGGAACGCGTCGTGGATCGCGTAACTGTTGGCTTGGATGATGGCAAAACTGCCCTGGCATCTCAATTTTCGGAGCAATCAGATTACGGTGGCCGGAATACCTTGTGGGAATCCAGTTTGAAAATTTTCCGTGCGCACCCGCTGACCGGAGCAGGTCTGGGCAGTTTTGAGACTGCGCTGCCGATTTATGACCAAAACAAGAATATCGGCCTGGTGGCATCCCAAGCCCACAACGATTACCTGCAAACGTTGACCGACACAGGGTTGATTGGCGGTTTGCTGGCAATCTGGTTTCTGCTGGCCACGGGTCGCGCCGTCATCAAGGGGGTACAGGTCCAGGAACCGTTAATGAGTCACGCGGCGCTGGGTTGCGGAGCCGCTGTGTTCGGCTTACTGGTGCACAGCCTGTTCGATTTCAATCTGCAATTACTATCGCATTCCTTGTTATTTCTTGCTTTCGCCGCCATCGCCGCTCAACTGAGCGAACTGGCGAAACTAATCACACTTTCACGTGTCAGAGGTTAG
- a CDS encoding PqqD family peptide modification chaperone — MTRHIPTIHPKAHQEVLVSNPGGDETVVYDMKTNKAHCLNATAAFVWQRCDGTQSVREIADQFARQQQTAVDESVVWLALKQLDKAKLLEERVPETLLVNVSRRAILRKLGLAAAIALPVVASLAVPEAVSAGSCRPKNAACSSGSQCCSGICNGSHCL; from the coding sequence ATGACGCGACACATCCCCACAATTCACCCCAAAGCCCACCAGGAAGTGTTGGTTTCCAATCCCGGCGGTGATGAAACCGTGGTTTATGATATGAAGACAAACAAGGCGCATTGCCTGAATGCGACCGCCGCGTTTGTCTGGCAACGGTGCGACGGCACTCAGTCTGTGCGCGAAATCGCCGACCAATTTGCTCGGCAACAACAAACCGCTGTGGATGAAAGCGTTGTCTGGTTGGCGCTAAAACAACTCGATAAGGCGAAATTGTTGGAAGAGCGAGTTCCTGAAACTTTGCTGGTAAATGTTTCGCGCCGCGCCATATTGCGCAAATTGGGACTGGCTGCCGCGATTGCCTTGCCCGTGGTTGCGTCATTGGCAGTACCGGAAGCCGTCAGCGCAGGCAGTTGCCGTCCCAAAAACGCTGCTTGCTCGTCCGGATCGCAATGTTGCTCTGGAATTTGCAATGGCAGTCACTGTTTGTAA
- a CDS encoding nucleotidyltransferase family protein, with protein MEWINRSSVLARPEWELLLCCARTSPPPETVERIRALVNQELDWDFLFRHAAAHKLSPLLCWHLKTQAADLLPPRIQTRIQTDLLGNSRLNLSHSAELLRILKLFEEQGIAAIPYKGPILAETVYGNLSLRAFVDLDLLVRKRDVLRARELLVANGYESQFQLAESQEQPFLDYQCEHVLFHPDRDLMVEIQWRVVPNYFSFRFDYERLWTRLTSATFCNRQIAVLSPEDTLLVLCVHGAKHLWERIGWIADVAEAIRHFQQRQTLNWDVVRQRAAQSGSQRMLFLGLFLAHDLLDIELPEVIRQLVSADAAVSPLAEKIYARLWTASDGEAGFFERSFFHLQAKERWQDKVRFCFRVLTTTTIEDWISAPKSFSSFTPLLLLRRGVRLLRKYIPELFRLLFSR; from the coding sequence ATGGAATGGATCAATCGCAGTTCTGTACTTGCCCGACCCGAATGGGAATTATTGCTTTGCTGCGCGCGAACGTCGCCGCCGCCTGAAACTGTCGAGCGAATTCGCGCGCTGGTGAATCAGGAGTTGGATTGGGACTTCCTGTTTCGCCACGCAGCGGCTCACAAACTCAGCCCACTGTTATGTTGGCATCTGAAAACTCAGGCTGCTGACCTTCTTCCACCCCGGATTCAAACCCGCATCCAGACGGACCTGCTTGGCAATAGCAGGCTCAATCTGTCGCATTCCGCTGAACTGTTGCGCATCCTGAAACTCTTTGAGGAACAGGGAATTGCCGCCATCCCGTACAAGGGGCCGATTCTGGCGGAAACGGTGTACGGCAATCTGTCGTTGCGAGCGTTTGTTGATTTGGATCTTCTGGTTCGCAAACGTGATGTGTTGCGAGCCAGAGAATTGCTGGTGGCCAATGGATATGAGTCACAATTTCAGCTTGCCGAATCGCAGGAGCAACCATTCCTGGATTACCAGTGCGAACACGTCTTGTTCCATCCCGACCGCGATTTGATGGTGGAAATCCAGTGGCGAGTCGTTCCGAATTATTTCTCCTTCCGGTTTGATTATGAACGTTTGTGGACGCGGCTGACGTCTGCGACGTTTTGCAATCGGCAAATTGCCGTGCTTTCGCCGGAAGATACGCTGCTGGTTTTATGCGTGCATGGCGCCAAGCATTTGTGGGAACGAATCGGCTGGATTGCCGATGTTGCTGAAGCCATTCGCCATTTTCAGCAGCGGCAAACACTGAATTGGGATGTGGTCAGACAACGTGCAGCGCAATCTGGCAGCCAGCGCATGCTTTTTCTGGGACTGTTTCTCGCACATGATTTGTTGGACATTGAATTGCCGGAAGTCATTCGGCAACTTGTTAGCGCGGATGCAGCAGTGAGCCCTTTGGCTGAAAAGATTTACGCCAGGTTGTGGACTGCAAGTGACGGGGAAGCAGGTTTTTTTGAAAGATCGTTTTTTCACCTGCAAGCCAAAGAGCGCTGGCAAGATAAAGTGCGATTCTGTTTCCGCGTTTTGACGACAACCACGATTGAAGACTGGATTTCAGCGCCCAAAAGCTTCAGCTCTTTTACGCCGCTGCTGTTGTTGCGACGCGGAGTACGATTACTCCGAAAATACATCCCGGAACTTTTCAGACTGTTGTTCAGCCGTTAA